One window from the genome of Opitutales bacterium encodes:
- a CDS encoding OmpH family outer membrane protein, protein MIKNAIALLALVSLAQLSHAQQAPKIISVDMETLFREFYEVKAAEAKLESAVSEVRTEIEEMEATMLPTREAYDEQVARFRNEALTEDARREAGERARGLEAQLRQASQELGQFQAQQSQTLNQRRASISNQNLTKIREVVSQYAQSQGADMVVNSTNVASFVYVDGLYDRTEAVLAILNADAPAETPTPDPAPEATE, encoded by the coding sequence ATGATCAAAAACGCTATCGCCCTCCTTGCTTTGGTAAGCCTAGCCCAACTCTCACACGCCCAACAGGCTCCAAAGATAATCTCTGTGGACATGGAGACGCTTTTCCGTGAGTTCTACGAAGTCAAAGCGGCCGAAGCTAAATTAGAATCTGCTGTCAGCGAAGTTCGCACAGAAATCGAAGAGATGGAAGCGACGATGCTACCGACGCGTGAAGCCTACGACGAACAAGTCGCGCGCTTCCGCAACGAGGCTCTCACTGAAGATGCCCGACGTGAAGCCGGTGAGCGTGCACGTGGACTCGAAGCGCAACTGCGCCAAGCATCACAGGAACTAGGTCAGTTTCAGGCTCAACAAAGCCAGACGCTCAACCAACGACGTGCCTCAATCAGCAACCAAAACCTAACTAAGATCCGCGAGGTCGTTAGCCAATACGCGCAATCGCAAGGCGCCGATATGGTCGTAAATAGCACTAACGTAGCGAGCTTCGTGTATGTCGATGGACTCTACGATCGCACAGAAGCCGTGCTCGCCATCCTCAATGCAGATGCACCAGCTGAAACGCCAACACCAGATCCCGCGCCCGAGGCGACTGAATAG
- a CDS encoding glycosyltransferase family 1 protein has protein sequence MNICIVTETFPPEVNGVAMTNRRLVDGLGARGHQVTVVRPAQRADRQKNPIGVDPLDSAKEVTVPGIPLIGYPGIQMGLPVYFRLKTLMRAESFDVVHIATEGPLGIAALLAARRLRIPVTSTFHTNFQLYCEDYGAKWLTSTMLSFLRWFHNRCAYTFAPSHDLIESLEKESFERLIYLGRGVDRELFNRKRRDASLRKSWGANSDDTPVAIYVGRAAAEKNIPLAIEAFYKIRQRLTDARMVVVGDGPVRAKLEKTYPDIHFAGMRYGTDLATHYASADLFLFGSTSETFGNVVTEAMTSGLISIVYDYAAGQRFINDGINGFLARFDDPKHFIEKALEASHADDHWAEMRDAAEQATAGIPWSSIISDFEHYLAKATHTGAQPERMDRDGLIKNPVPESK, from the coding sequence ATGAATATTTGTATCGTCACTGAAACATTTCCACCCGAGGTCAACGGGGTTGCCATGACCAATCGGCGCCTTGTGGATGGTCTAGGTGCTCGCGGACACCAGGTAACCGTGGTACGCCCAGCACAAAGGGCGGACAGGCAAAAGAACCCGATCGGTGTAGATCCACTTGATTCAGCTAAGGAAGTGACCGTTCCAGGTATTCCGCTCATCGGATACCCGGGTATTCAGATGGGGCTGCCTGTTTACTTCCGCCTAAAAACGCTGATGAGAGCAGAGTCGTTTGATGTCGTGCATATCGCGACCGAAGGCCCTCTCGGTATCGCCGCCCTATTGGCGGCTCGACGCCTCCGCATACCGGTGACCTCTACTTTCCACACCAACTTCCAGCTGTATTGCGAGGATTACGGGGCTAAATGGCTGACATCGACCATGCTTAGTTTTTTGCGCTGGTTTCACAACCGCTGTGCCTACACGTTCGCACCCTCGCACGACCTAATCGAGTCACTCGAAAAAGAGTCTTTTGAACGTCTCATCTATCTGGGCCGTGGCGTGGATAGGGAGCTTTTCAATCGCAAACGGCGTGATGCGTCACTGAGGAAAAGTTGGGGCGCTAACAGTGATGACACCCCGGTGGCCATTTACGTGGGTCGCGCTGCAGCCGAAAAAAATATTCCTCTCGCCATTGAAGCTTTCTACAAAATACGCCAGCGACTGACCGATGCACGCATGGTCGTAGTTGGCGACGGCCCAGTGAGGGCCAAGCTAGAGAAGACATACCCTGACATACATTTTGCTGGTATGCGCTACGGCACAGACCTTGCCACCCACTACGCCTCAGCTGACCTATTTCTTTTCGGCAGCACTTCGGAAACATTTGGAAATGTGGTGACCGAGGCTATGACTTCGGGACTTATTTCGATAGTATACGACTACGCCGCGGGACAACGTTTCATCAACGACGGTATCAATGGCTTTCTGGCGCGCTTTGATGATCCCAAACATTTTATCGAAAAAGCCTTAGAAGCCTCTCATGCCGACGACCATTGGGCTGAGATGCGTGACGCAGCCGAACAGGCAACTGCGGGCATCCCTTGGTCATCGATCATTTCCGATTTCGAGCACTATCTTGCCAAAGCGACTCACACCGGTGCGCAACCTGAGAGAATGGATAGAGATGGCTTGATCAAGAATCCAGTCCCCGAGTCAAAATAG
- the msrP gene encoding protein-methionine-sulfoxide reductase catalytic subunit MsrP has translation MHLPKKPSWHISENEVTPEHWVISRRDMLAKAGLGIASLSLGLSHSQGASAGFPTERNPKYNGDGLELNTWEHATECNNFYEFGFGKGDPVKNANKGWDPEPWTIEVGGKVKKPGKFDVNDLVKEFGIEQRVYRFRCVEAWSMIVPWDGFPLSKLLSKVEPENDATYVRFVTGIEREHMVGVREAPRYPWPYREGLRMDEAMHDLTLMVTGMFGKPLPNQNGAPIRLMVPWKYGFKSIKTIQRIEAVSSQPGTLWNELAPREYGFYANVNPEVSHPRWSQARERVLGSGFFDGKVPTLMFNGYEEEVAGLYQGMDLRRFY, from the coding sequence ATGCATCTCCCAAAAAAACCTTCCTGGCATATTTCCGAGAATGAAGTAACTCCCGAGCACTGGGTAATAAGCAGGCGAGACATGTTAGCAAAAGCTGGTCTCGGGATCGCTTCGCTGTCACTCGGACTGAGTCACAGTCAAGGAGCGAGTGCTGGTTTCCCTACAGAACGCAATCCAAAGTATAACGGTGATGGACTGGAGTTAAATACCTGGGAGCACGCGACAGAGTGTAACAACTTTTATGAGTTTGGGTTTGGGAAGGGTGATCCTGTGAAAAACGCGAATAAGGGATGGGATCCCGAGCCATGGACCATCGAGGTCGGGGGTAAGGTGAAAAAACCTGGGAAATTTGATGTGAACGACCTCGTTAAAGAATTTGGGATCGAGCAGCGCGTATATCGATTTCGCTGTGTGGAAGCTTGGTCGATGATTGTGCCGTGGGACGGATTTCCGCTGAGCAAGCTGTTGAGTAAGGTAGAGCCCGAGAATGATGCAACGTATGTCCGTTTTGTCACAGGTATCGAACGCGAACACATGGTAGGTGTTCGAGAAGCGCCGCGTTACCCATGGCCCTACCGCGAAGGGTTGAGGATGGATGAAGCCATGCATGATTTGACGCTTATGGTAACCGGTATGTTCGGAAAACCGCTACCCAATCAAAACGGTGCGCCGATTCGCTTGATGGTGCCCTGGAAATACGGTTTCAAATCCATAAAAACAATCCAGAGAATCGAGGCGGTCAGCAGCCAGCCCGGTACGCTTTGGAACGAATTAGCGCCTCGAGAATACGGCTTTTACGCCAATGTGAATCCCGAGGTGAGCCACCCACGTTGGTCTCAAGCGCGTGAGCGTGTTCTTGGATCGGGCTTTTTCGACGGAAAGGTGCCGACACTCATGTTTAACGGATATGAGGAGGAAGTTGCTGGGCTTTATCAGGGTATGGATCTACGCCGGTTCTATTGA
- a CDS encoding SET domain-containing protein-lysine N-methyltransferase, translating to MDFTQTSWEKRESELDGQGIFAVRSIRAGESILPYRGPRIPMAEVEESDGPVYWMAWDDDWAIDGSGEDNPARFFNHSCDPNCEAIRLDGAIWIRSIRKVEEGEELTFDYGWGLDGLFQHGCRCGAPSCVGYIVGEPYRPLARKILRQMQRGRL from the coding sequence ATGGATTTCACACAAACATCCTGGGAGAAACGCGAATCCGAGTTGGATGGTCAAGGGATCTTCGCCGTCCGAAGTATTCGAGCTGGTGAATCAATTTTGCCCTACCGGGGTCCTCGAATTCCAATGGCAGAGGTCGAAGAAAGTGATGGCCCGGTCTACTGGATGGCGTGGGATGATGATTGGGCTATTGATGGTTCTGGAGAAGATAACCCGGCGCGGTTCTTTAACCACTCTTGTGATCCCAACTGTGAGGCAATCCGACTCGATGGTGCTATTTGGATTAGAAGCATCCGTAAGGTAGAGGAAGGGGAAGAGTTGACCTTCGATTATGGATGGGGTCTGGACGGCTTATTTCAGCATGGATGTCGCTGTGGCGCACCATCGTGCGTCGGCTACATTGTTGGTGAGCCCTACCGCCCGCTTGCTAGAAAAATCCTGCGGCAGATGCAGCGTGGACGTTTGTAA
- a CDS encoding ferric reductase-like transmembrane domain-containing protein, with the protein MKKIIGWAIHVALVTPILVLIALAFGNRLGVDPVKTMLDATGTTALVILTISLSLTPFSRLTHWRIAKIFKGKSRAIGLAVFWYVSAHLCLQILYEGGLGWLPETIDKPFIYFGMAGWGILLVLAVTSWDRIKRRLGGKAWKRLHRMAYVVGILAMIHYGMAGKGHRDQALVYLLIVLGLRAAEKLKSHCQRTYTDRG; encoded by the coding sequence ATGAAAAAAATCATCGGTTGGGCTATACATGTCGCGCTTGTGACCCCGATTCTTGTCCTGATCGCATTGGCGTTCGGTAACCGACTTGGCGTCGATCCGGTGAAGACAATGCTCGATGCTACGGGCACCACTGCCTTAGTCATTCTGACAATCTCTCTATCGTTGACTCCATTTTCGCGCCTGACCCATTGGCGGATTGCGAAGATCTTCAAAGGCAAGTCTCGAGCAATTGGTTTAGCGGTGTTTTGGTATGTGAGCGCACACTTGTGCCTGCAAATCCTTTATGAAGGTGGGCTCGGATGGCTGCCAGAGACGATCGACAAACCCTTCATCTATTTCGGTATGGCGGGGTGGGGAATCTTGTTGGTGTTGGCTGTTACAAGTTGGGACCGCATCAAACGGAGGCTTGGTGGCAAAGCCTGGAAACGTCTCCATCGTATGGCTTACGTGGTCGGTATCTTAGCGATGATTCACTATGGAATGGCGGGGAAAGGGCACCGGGATCAGGCACTCGTTTATCTATTGATTGTTTTAGGACTGCGCGCCGCTGAAAAGTTGAAGAGTCATTGTCAAAGAACGTATACAGATCGCGGTTGA
- a CDS encoding prephenate dehydrogenase/arogenate dehydrogenase family protein, translating into MHKDSTVSALRAFQWSVFQTVTIIGPGLLGASAGMAMHANGLAKRVVCSTRRVETRLACEQAAWCDAAYADASDAVVDADFVIICTPVHTILPLLEAVGRNLKPGCIVTDVGSTKGLIVRGARGLVPAGVHFVGSHPMAGSEKSGFAAAQMDLFQGRACFVTPLPDTDSEAAAQVVKFWRRMEMTVESIDPERHDEIVANISHLPHLLASTLAAYLDTRPHPWRDFAGGGLRDTTRVAAGDPQMWKEITEQNAEEILRAIEGFEQELQALASAIRNGQGFSIQSILERGQAYRQRLQPRPSDYDSA; encoded by the coding sequence ATGCATAAGGACTCGACAGTCTCGGCGCTTAGAGCTTTTCAGTGGTCTGTGTTTCAGACGGTAACCATAATCGGCCCAGGATTATTGGGGGCATCTGCCGGCATGGCAATGCACGCCAATGGTCTCGCCAAACGAGTCGTATGCTCTACGCGCAGAGTGGAGACGCGTCTGGCTTGTGAGCAGGCTGCTTGGTGCGATGCGGCTTATGCAGACGCGTCTGACGCGGTGGTTGATGCCGACTTCGTCATAATTTGTACCCCGGTTCACACGATCCTTCCTCTTTTGGAAGCAGTTGGTAGGAATTTGAAGCCCGGTTGCATCGTTACTGATGTGGGCAGTACCAAGGGTTTGATTGTGCGCGGTGCGCGTGGGCTAGTCCCGGCTGGAGTGCACTTCGTGGGGTCGCATCCCATGGCGGGCTCGGAAAAGAGCGGTTTCGCAGCAGCCCAAATGGACTTATTTCAGGGGCGTGCCTGTTTCGTGACACCGCTTCCTGATACGGATTCTGAAGCAGCCGCCCAGGTTGTTAAGTTCTGGCGTCGCATGGAGATGACCGTCGAAAGCATCGACCCAGAAAGGCACGACGAGATCGTCGCTAATATTTCCCATTTACCTCATTTACTCGCCTCAACGTTGGCAGCTTACCTGGACACTCGGCCCCACCCGTGGCGCGATTTTGCCGGGGGCGGACTGCGTGACACCACACGCGTGGCAGCGGGAGACCCTCAGATGTGGAAAGAGATTACCGAGCAAAACGCGGAGGAAATCCTCCGGGCCATCGAAGGCTTCGAACAAGAATTACAGGCCTTGGCATCTGCGATTCGCAATGGACAGGGCTTTTCGATTCAAAGCATACTCGAACGCGGACAGGCTTATCGCCAACGCCTTCAACCCAGACCTTCCGACTATGACTCCGCTTAG
- the bamA gene encoding outer membrane protein assembly factor BamA, whose protein sequence is MLLTRVSLFLTALLIGATFSQAQPLNPQASEAPVIVERLDVRFDGVKSVSEAYIRGNIQMVAGDEYNQGKIDQSIRVLYGTRLFEFIEVDLERLSDTRVIVTFVVRPKYKIESIEFVGNDRISNRRLLRETELRRGTFLDEFQVASGLEKLREYYLKKRFSNINIDYNVVRDRVRGTAQVTYTIDEGVKIKVDDIRFYGNDSVGERRLRGEMETREWWFFSWLTGGGKFNADEFDEDLTLLETFYKNEGYLDINIPEEEVRLDFPDDENELIIHITVEEGPRYYVGNIDFSGSTIYTAEELRRSMRLQPGAVFSPEKIDEAVQAIRDYYGSQGYLETFVRAERRPNLTTRDIDLVFLIDESDKFFVESINIDGNTKTKSRVILRELALAPGDVFDTVRMRNSEERLKATRFFEDPAGVQLSPEDTNIPGRKDLRIAVREGRTGNFTFGAGFSSLENLVFFAEVTQGNFDIFNWRSGFQGDGQKLRLRFQIGSRSNEIVLAFEEPWLFEQRLGFGFEVYRRQSEFNSSLYDELRTGFEIYLRKRLFEVVDGRIAYGLENVQIDDISSFAPPFLRELAGPDGEIEEVVSKVSLLLLRDTRNRLVFPTRGSRYSVQQNFAGGIFGGDVDYYKVEFRGARYFQTFRFPIEQTLSVLLRGGAIQPYSGNDEDVPFYDRFFLGGPQSLRGFDFREVGPYEGGEPAGGNSYAMASLEYTFTIADPIRVAVFYDAGFVEPTSWDFSPERYNDNFGFGLRIMVMGSPLRLDYGIPITTSEDNEDVGNQFHFSFGSRF, encoded by the coding sequence ATGCTCCTTACGCGAGTTTCTCTCTTCCTCACAGCCTTATTAATTGGGGCAACATTCTCTCAGGCTCAACCGCTTAACCCTCAGGCTTCTGAGGCACCGGTCATTGTCGAACGACTCGATGTTCGGTTCGACGGAGTGAAATCCGTCAGCGAAGCCTACATTCGGGGCAACATCCAGATGGTCGCTGGCGACGAGTATAACCAGGGCAAAATTGATCAGTCGATCCGCGTTCTTTATGGGACCCGGCTCTTTGAGTTTATTGAAGTCGACCTGGAACGATTAAGCGACACACGCGTCATTGTGACCTTTGTGGTCCGTCCCAAATATAAAATAGAGTCCATCGAATTTGTCGGGAACGATCGGATATCCAACCGGCGCCTTCTCCGTGAGACTGAGCTCCGACGCGGCACCTTTCTCGACGAATTCCAGGTAGCCTCAGGCTTGGAAAAGTTGCGCGAGTATTACCTAAAAAAGCGTTTTTCGAACATCAATATCGATTACAATGTGGTGCGCGACCGAGTCCGCGGAACGGCCCAGGTCACTTACACCATAGACGAAGGGGTCAAAATCAAAGTTGATGACATCCGCTTTTATGGAAACGATTCTGTAGGTGAACGCCGCCTGCGTGGAGAGATGGAAACCCGTGAGTGGTGGTTCTTTTCTTGGCTTACCGGTGGAGGAAAATTCAATGCGGATGAATTCGACGAAGACCTTACCCTTCTAGAAACTTTCTACAAAAATGAAGGGTATCTCGACATCAATATTCCTGAGGAAGAAGTCCGCCTTGATTTCCCTGACGACGAGAATGAGTTGATCATCCACATCACCGTGGAAGAAGGACCGCGCTACTACGTGGGCAATATAGATTTCAGTGGCAGCACCATCTACACAGCCGAGGAACTTCGTCGCTCGATGCGCCTACAACCCGGGGCCGTCTTTTCTCCAGAAAAAATCGACGAAGCAGTCCAAGCGATCCGAGACTATTATGGCTCCCAAGGATACCTCGAAACATTCGTGCGTGCCGAACGACGCCCCAACTTAACCACTCGGGATATCGACCTAGTTTTCCTGATCGATGAAAGTGATAAATTTTTTGTCGAATCCATCAATATCGATGGCAATACCAAGACGAAGAGCCGCGTTATCCTCCGTGAATTGGCCCTGGCTCCAGGCGATGTGTTCGACACGGTCCGCATGCGAAATTCCGAGGAACGTCTCAAAGCAACGCGCTTTTTTGAAGATCCAGCTGGCGTGCAGCTCTCCCCAGAAGACACCAACATTCCGGGGCGCAAAGATCTGCGTATCGCGGTCCGCGAAGGCCGAACGGGCAACTTCACCTTTGGTGCGGGCTTCAGCTCCCTAGAGAACCTGGTCTTCTTTGCAGAAGTCACTCAAGGGAATTTTGATATCTTTAATTGGAGGTCGGGTTTTCAAGGAGATGGCCAGAAACTCCGCCTACGCTTTCAAATCGGTTCTCGGAGTAACGAAATCGTTTTGGCCTTCGAAGAACCCTGGCTCTTTGAACAACGGCTTGGCTTTGGTTTTGAGGTCTATCGGCGCCAATCTGAGTTCAACTCATCACTTTACGATGAACTCCGAACCGGATTTGAAATATACCTCAGGAAACGGCTCTTCGAGGTGGTGGATGGTCGCATCGCCTACGGATTGGAAAATGTTCAGATCGACGACATTTCCAGTTTTGCTCCTCCGTTCTTACGCGAGTTAGCAGGCCCTGACGGTGAGATTGAAGAAGTCGTCTCTAAGGTCAGCCTCTTACTTCTCCGTGACACACGGAATCGCTTGGTCTTCCCAACTCGCGGCTCGCGCTATTCGGTTCAGCAAAATTTTGCCGGAGGTATATTTGGAGGCGACGTAGATTACTACAAAGTAGAGTTCCGCGGGGCTCGCTACTTCCAGACATTCCGGTTCCCCATCGAACAAACCCTTTCGGTATTGTTGCGCGGTGGTGCCATCCAACCCTACAGCGGCAACGACGAAGACGTTCCTTTCTACGATCGCTTTTTCTTGGGTGGGCCACAGTCATTGCGCGGCTTCGATTTCCGAGAGGTTGGCCCGTATGAAGGGGGAGAACCTGCCGGAGGTAACAGCTATGCCATGGCCAGCTTGGAATACACCTTCACGATCGCTGATCCAATTCGCGTTGCCGTCTTTTACGATGCTGGTTTTGTCGAGCCCACTTCTTGGGATTTCAGTCCAGAGCGTTACAACGACAACTTTGGTTTCGGCCTTCGCATCATGGTCATGGGTAGCCCCTTGCGCCTCGACTATGGAATTCCGATCACCACTTCTGAGGATAATGAAGACGTAGGAAACCAATTCCACTTCTCATTTGGATCTCGCTTTTGA
- a CDS encoding carboxypeptidase M32, translating to MQSSFDATVQHLQRTSSLQEVQGLLGWDEQVFLPENATEARAEQMAAIADAVHGLETSPKLGKFLDELNAEFDSLDPSQRCIVIEARKQFEEARRLTPEFVARRASATSRAYHAWADAREKDDFAAFAPFLQEQIDLACEYAELVGATDAYDFCIDKHDPGMTATAIAALFEPLRDALIPLVKKIADSGKQPDVSFLKGFGVESQEGFLKEIVSKMGFDFTRGRIDKSLHPFCAGSGSDIRMTTRFFEDTPLDSLFSSIHETGHGLYEQGLPYAWRGTALGVNAGMGVHESQSRLWENQIARSRPFWEYWEPKYRTAFPEQLAGVDSEQLYRAINAVRVIPIRVDSDEVTYNLHIMLRFNLEQRLFSGDLKVANLPEAWNALAEEYLGLKIENDQEGVLQDVHWSGGAFGYFPSYTLGNMLAAQIWYTLRADIPDIDQQIAEADMSQILEWLRTNVHAHGRRYPLMDLSRRATGNALSHMALVRYLEERYLPLYA from the coding sequence ATGCAAAGCTCATTTGACGCTACAGTTCAGCACCTTCAACGCACTTCAAGTCTTCAGGAGGTCCAGGGTCTCTTGGGCTGGGACGAACAGGTATTTCTTCCAGAAAACGCAACTGAGGCTCGGGCAGAACAGATGGCAGCGATTGCCGACGCCGTTCATGGATTGGAAACGAGTCCGAAACTGGGCAAATTTTTGGACGAGTTGAATGCTGAATTCGACTCTCTAGACCCTAGCCAGCGCTGCATTGTTATCGAAGCACGGAAGCAATTTGAAGAAGCACGGCGGCTGACTCCCGAGTTTGTGGCTCGGCGCGCTTCAGCCACCAGCCGCGCCTACCATGCTTGGGCGGATGCTCGCGAAAAGGATGACTTCGCAGCCTTCGCGCCCTTCCTTCAGGAACAGATCGATCTAGCCTGCGAATATGCCGAGCTCGTCGGAGCCACGGATGCTTACGACTTCTGCATTGATAAACATGATCCAGGCATGACTGCTACTGCGATAGCCGCCCTATTCGAGCCGCTACGTGATGCCCTCATACCGTTGGTTAAAAAGATCGCCGATTCTGGCAAACAACCTGACGTCTCTTTTTTAAAAGGCTTTGGAGTCGAGTCTCAGGAGGGTTTCCTCAAGGAGATCGTCTCAAAGATGGGCTTCGACTTCACCCGTGGCCGCATCGACAAATCGCTGCACCCATTCTGCGCTGGTTCAGGCTCAGATATTCGCATGACCACGCGGTTCTTCGAAGACACCCCACTCGACTCACTTTTCTCTTCGATCCATGAGACCGGCCATGGCCTCTATGAACAGGGGCTACCTTACGCTTGGCGCGGCACAGCGCTAGGAGTAAATGCGGGTATGGGAGTGCATGAATCTCAGAGTCGACTCTGGGAAAATCAAATCGCGCGCAGTCGGCCTTTTTGGGAATACTGGGAGCCCAAATACCGCACAGCGTTCCCGGAGCAGCTCGCTGGTGTCGATTCAGAGCAACTCTATCGTGCGATCAATGCAGTGCGTGTCATTCCCATACGCGTGGACTCGGATGAGGTGACCTACAACTTACACATCATGCTCCGTTTCAACCTGGAGCAGCGCCTTTTCTCAGGTGATCTTAAAGTAGCTAACCTCCCGGAAGCATGGAATGCGCTGGCAGAAGAATACCTGGGGCTCAAAATTGAGAACGATCAGGAGGGCGTGCTGCAAGACGTACACTGGTCGGGCGGAGCATTTGGTTATTTCCCTAGTTACACGCTGGGCAACATGCTTGCAGCTCAAATTTGGTATACCCTCAGAGCCGACATTCCAGACATTGATCAACAAATCGCTGAGGCGGATATGTCACAAATTCTCGAATGGCTGCGGACAAACGTACATGCCCATGGGCGCCGCTACCCTCTCATGGACCTAAGCCGCCGCGCGACCGGAAACGCGCTGTCGCACATGGCATTGGTGAGATATCTAGAAGAACGCTATTTGCCTTTGTATGCCTAG
- the dnaB gene encoding replicative DNA helicase, with protein MESTDFASRAPAGKRPPRPPSDTPDMSGRTPPHDLVAEAALLGACINDGGRDTMTTCIDARIRPEAFYKPAHQLIYQAMSELYNEGKPFDEIILSEHIRKKGNLEEVGGIHAINQLTENIDGTLYASYYLEIIKEKWIVRRLIRTTSKTLERCFEAQDSVDAFLEEVEQDVFKISQERVTEAAKHIREPIEEVGAQIAALIEGKSSNFGVRSGFKDVDGMTFGFHPTQMIVLAARPSVGKTSLAMNFAEHCVLPDSSSSSEPGACMVFSLEMGADQLAMRLLCCRARVNAKRIRDGFLNSEEQRKLGQAAKELKTAPLYIDDSGGLTIMEMRAKARRLAARVPLKLIVMDYLQLASGSDARAPREQQISEISRGLKSMAKELNVPVIVLSQLNRESEKEKRDPRLSDLRESGSIEQDADVVFLLSRPRGEGEGENGDTGLPGDVEKINLIIAKQRNGPVGEVPLTFVRQYTRYENFTA; from the coding sequence ATGGAATCCACTGACTTTGCCTCGCGCGCTCCGGCAGGAAAACGACCCCCGAGGCCACCCAGCGACACGCCCGATATGTCGGGCCGCACCCCACCGCATGATCTTGTCGCAGAGGCTGCCTTGCTGGGTGCCTGCATTAATGACGGTGGTCGCGATACAATGACTACGTGTATCGATGCACGCATCCGTCCAGAGGCCTTTTACAAGCCAGCTCACCAATTGATTTATCAGGCAATGAGCGAGCTCTACAATGAAGGTAAACCCTTCGACGAGATCATCCTGTCTGAACACATCCGTAAAAAGGGTAATTTGGAAGAAGTCGGGGGCATCCATGCAATTAACCAATTAACTGAGAACATCGACGGAACGCTCTACGCCTCTTATTATCTGGAGATCATCAAAGAAAAATGGATCGTGCGGCGATTGATCCGCACGACATCGAAAACGCTTGAGCGCTGTTTTGAGGCTCAGGATAGCGTCGACGCCTTCCTCGAGGAGGTAGAACAGGACGTCTTTAAAATAAGTCAGGAACGCGTCACTGAAGCCGCTAAACACATCCGCGAACCGATTGAAGAAGTGGGGGCGCAGATCGCAGCACTCATCGAAGGTAAGTCGTCCAATTTCGGTGTGCGCAGTGGATTTAAAGATGTCGATGGCATGACGTTTGGCTTCCATCCGACCCAAATGATTGTGCTAGCAGCGCGGCCTTCGGTCGGAAAAACATCGCTGGCAATGAATTTTGCGGAGCATTGCGTATTACCCGATTCATCCAGTAGCAGTGAACCGGGCGCGTGCATGGTGTTTTCACTAGAAATGGGAGCGGACCAACTGGCGATGCGTCTTCTCTGCTGTCGAGCGCGGGTCAATGCCAAGCGAATTCGTGACGGATTTTTAAACTCTGAGGAGCAACGAAAATTGGGGCAGGCTGCTAAAGAGCTCAAGACCGCGCCTCTCTACATCGACGACTCTGGAGGCCTCACCATCATGGAGATGCGGGCGAAAGCACGACGCCTAGCAGCACGCGTCCCACTGAAGCTCATCGTCATGGACTACCTTCAACTTGCCAGTGGATCCGATGCCCGAGCCCCGCGCGAGCAACAGATTTCAGAAATATCACGGGGCCTGAAGAGCATGGCTAAGGAACTCAACGTTCCCGTAATTGTTTTGTCGCAGCTAAATCGTGAATCCGAAAAAGAAAAACGCGACCCACGCCTCTCCGATTTGCGTGAGTCTGGATCTATCGAACAAGACGCTGATGTCGTGTTCCTTCTCTCCCGACCGCGCGGCGAGGGAGAGGGTGAAAACGGTGACACCGGCCTCCCGGGCGATGTTGAGAAGATCAATTTAATCATTGCCAAGCAACGGAATGGACCAGTAGGAGAAGTGCCTTTAACTTTTGTCAGACAGTATACACGCTACGAAAATTTTACTGCCTGA